In Daphnia magna isolate NIES linkage group LG7, ASM2063170v1.1, whole genome shotgun sequence, a single genomic region encodes these proteins:
- the LOC116926476 gene encoding uncharacterized protein YMR317W: MKWMMAAGQQRLLLLLAVLVVGWSVPQCAAAKRGNATGAATSSHRPRAATTKTTTTTTSTTTTPSTITPDDWRDPYVYSLFEITLSAIDSKLRRVDSLERNMEMMLAKLNENSARSDAILTQLKVMDGRLNKLASTSASAAPAPTGGRSSGAAAANATTTSGSDRTQSDREYSLEPRILALDEKVSQIGSKLNVLTYQLDSNSLLWAGLANYNETGRAGTASDDYVSSSSEQARAYISLPQIRADKLIDRRGSDWSANGEETESIRTTMASMDRHLKILIELFSEQMDKMMGAVADVRSAVVTSHHDPSSASSLLLTAAENPVLLASGRPPTSVGAVSSAKLDQLYQKMAPLLDVSDKMDQVWNVLIEAKNTVDSLVPTSEALLWQTQRQERALTDIHAEVNIKTKQIIDNLNLLQLARDPQTPLAGVSSSTTSTSTTSTSSTSSRSTAAGAAGATSNLTKRSKSDVHDAGVILANKPQESQQVSVTFKQTSDIPTSRGVVGGSQSVIRAQELSPGPVVAAVLAAAKSSTTTTSTTTPLPHLLPPPPEVVPIPSDIMDSEFLHDDPIVVLTANQTSAGPSSNGGSAKSGDNKKALSLQPSTASVSAAAAAVIAAAATANTSTTTSRSVLLQHIVPAGPTERSRIPNNSNVIFPSVKNKPGFTNTTFFYDYTTPQNIRGYSCAELKEQGLTKSGIYYLLIRGTSFWYIKVYCDMEEANGGWTVIQRRDDYGGDNRENFNRDWDDYKSGFGDPDHEFWLGNENIYMLTNAEDYSLRVELEDFEGNKRYAEYSSFKLYSEREQYKLEIGGYTGNAGDSLNDPWYGSNLSPFSTYNRDNDRSSLNCASMLKGGWWWKSCGRGLNGIYLTDPQDLTARQGIVWFRWRGWDYTLKRATMMIRPRHYGKEPSINNPQEKTASA; encoded by the exons ATGAAGTGGATGATGGCGGCAGGACAGCAGcggctgttgttgctgttggcTGTGCTGGTTGTCGGCTGGTCGGTGCCCCAATGCGCGGCCGCTAAACGGGGCAACGCAACCGGAGCTGCAACATCATCGCATCGGCCAAGAGCAGCGACTACGaaaacgacgacgacgacaacatCGACGACAACGACACCCTCCACCATTACACCCGATGATTGGAG GGATCCCTACGTCTACAGCCTGTTTGAAATCACTCTGTCTGCCATCGATTCGAAATTGCGACGGGTGGACAGCCTGGAACGCAACATGGAAATGATGCTggccaaattgaacgaaaacagCGCCCGCTCCGACGCCATTTTGACTCAATTAAAAGTCATGGACGGCCGTTTGAACAAATTGGCGTCGACGTCGGCCTCAGCAGCGCCAGCACCGACGGGTGGCCGCAGCAGTGGCGCTGCTGCAGCCAACGCAACGACCACATCGGGCTCGGATCGCACGCAATCCGATCGCGAGTACAGCCTGGAGCCACGCATTTTGGCGCTGGACGAAAAGGTCAGCCAGATCGGCTCCAAACTGAACGTGCTCACCTACCAGCTGGACTCCAACAGCCTTCTGTGGGCCGGCCTGGCCAACTACAACGAGACGGGCAGGGCTGGAACGGCGTCCGACGATTACGTGTCGTCGAGCAGCGAGCAGGCGCGCGCCTACATTTCGCTGCCTCAAATACGCGCCGATAAATTGATTGACCGCAGGGGATCCGATTGGAGCGCCAACGGCGAGGAGACGGAATCCATCCGCACGACAATGGCCAGCATGGACCGGCACCTCAAAATTTTGATTGAGCTCTTCTCAGAGCAGATGGACAAGATGATGGGCGCCGTTGCCGACGTGCGCAGCGCCGTCGTCACGTCCCATCACGATCCGTCATCCGCATCATCACTCCTGCTGACAGCGGCCGAAAATCCCGTCCTACTGGCCAGCGGCCGCCCTCCCACCAGCGTCGGCGCAGTCAGCAGCGCCAAACTGGACCAACTCTACCAGAAAATGGCGCCGCTGCTCGACGTCTCCGACAAAATGGACCAGGTCTGGAACGTTCTGATCGAAGCGAAAAATACCGTCGACTCGTTGGTGCCCACATCAGAGGCCCTCTTGTGGCAGACGCAGCGTCAGGAAAGGGCGCTGACCGACATCCACGCCGAAGTCAACATCAAAACGAAGCAAATCATCGACAATTTGAATTTGCTGCAATTGGCGCGAGATCCGCAAACACCGTTGGCAGGTGTCTCCAGCAGCACGACCAGCACGAGCACGACGAGCACGAGCAGCACGAGCAGCAGAAGCACCGCTGCGGGCGCTGCGGGCGCCACCAGCAATTTGACCAAACGATCGAAAAGCGACGTGCACGACGCCGGCGTCATCCTGGCCAACAAACCGCAAGAATCGCAACAAGTGTCCGTCACTTTCAAGCAGACGTCGGACATTCCGACTAGCCGCGGGGTTGTCGGAGGGTCACAGTCCGTCATCCGCGCCCAGGAACTCTCTCCTGGGCCGGTCGTAGCCGCCGTTCTGGCCGCAGCCAAATCTTCCACCACAACGACATCGACGACGACGCCCTTGCCTCATTTACTTCCTCCACCGCCAGAGGTTGTTCCCATTCCATCGGATATTATGGACAGCGAGTTTTTGCACGACGATCCCATCGTCGTTTTAACGGCCAATCAAACATCGGCCGGACCGTCGTCTAACGGCGGATCTGCTAAGTCGGGCGACAATAAAAAAGCCTTGTCGCTTCAACCATCGACAGCGTCCGTCTCGGCTGCCGCGGCGGCCGTCATAGCCGCCGCAGCCACGGCCAATACATCGACGACGACCAGCAGGTCCGTCTTGCTGCAGCACATCGTTCCGGCCGGCCCTACCGAGCGTTCTCGCATCCCAAACAATTCAAACGTCATTTTCCCGTCGGTGAAGAACAAACCGGGTTTCACCAACACCACGTTCTTCTACGATTACACGACTCCGCAAAACATTCGG GGCTACTCTTGTGCTGAATTGAAAGAGCAAGGACTGACCAAATCGGGCATCTATTATCTACTCATCCGCGGCACAAGTTTCTGGTACATCAAGGTCTACTGCGACATGGAAGAAGCCAATGGTGGATGGACG GTAATTCAAAGAAGGGACGACTATGGCGGAGACAACCGGGAGAATTTCAACCGAGACTGGGACGATTACAAGAGCGGCTTCGGCGATCCGGATCACGAATTCTGGCTGGGCAATGAAAACATTTACATGCTGACAAACGCTGAAGATTATTCATTGCGAGTTGAACTCGAAGATTTCGAAGGCAACAAAAG GTACGCCGAATATTCGAGTTTCAAATTATACTCGGAGAGGGAACAATACAAACTGGAGATTGGCGGCTATACGGGCAACGCTGGAGACTCGCTCAACGATCCTTGGTACGGTTCCAATTTGAGTCCGTTCTCTACGTATAATCG GGACAACGACCGATCTAGCCTCAACTGCGCCTCTATGCTGAAAGGTGGATGGTGGTGGAAATCGTGCGGAAGAGGACTCAACGGCATCTACCTGACCGACCCTCAAGATCTTACAGCCAGACAAG GGATCGTGTGGTTCCGCTGGCGCGGTTGGGATTATACTCTCAAACGGGCTACGATGATGATCCGACCGCGACATTATGGCAAAGAACCGTCGATCAACAACCCTCAAGAGAAAACAGCTTCGGCATAG